The genomic window GGCTGGATTATAGCAAATCGCAGCCCTGTATACACTGCGCTTACTCCGAGTATAGTAGCcatgatatatatatgtatatataattggcacgtacaccctttttggatgttttgccgagctcctcctcctatttgtggcgtgcgtctttatgttgtccaacaaatggagggacctacagtttcaagccgaccccgaacggcagatatttttatgagcagcttgttcatggcagaatacactcggaggtttgccattgcctgccgaggggcgaccgctattagaaaaatatttttcttaattttggtgttccaccgagattcgaacctacgttctctttgtgaattccgaatgatagtcacgcaccaacacattcggctacggcggccgccatgatACGGTCTATAATTTCTGACCAATTCCTGTAAAACCTGCATGCATGTGATTCGTTAGCTTCttttatttacttcacagctGTACAAATTTCCAAGCTTTCCAAATAGCTCAAATATTTAAGGTAATGTGGCAGCACAAGCTAAATAATACTATTCCCATCAGCTGTTCTACGTCATCAACTGTTCCTACAGATATGTGCACATTCATATAAAGGACGGTAAAGTAAATTGATGTCAAGATGAATCTGCAAACGGgggtaaaaaatgtatttgatccGAAGAACCCTCACGATTTAGGTAAGTATTTCAAAACATTCGTCAAGCTGTTTAAAATCTATTTGCACCTACTTCCAGGGGACCCAGACGATAAGTCGTTACGGAAAGTGGAAATCGAAGTTTTAATACCGAAAATCATGCGGGAACGTGCAAAAGAAACTCTCTGCAGTAAGGAAGTGAAGGAATTTGAAGCGTGCTGTAAAGCAAACAGTATACTGATGGTTTTCACTTGCCGGAATGAAAATTCTTCACTGAAATCATGTTTGACGAAATGGTACCAGAATGAAGATTTTAAAGCAGAATGCAAAAAAATCTATCTGGAGGAACGTTCAGAATACCGGCGTACTGGAGTCCCAAAAAAACACCgcatacaaaaaatgtaaattatatttattttaacttataGCTTTGTACATATGAAGTGCTGTTGAACCGACGAATTATGGTTTCTGAAACTCTGAATTGTCTTATATCAAAAATTGTGCTGAGGGTTACGACATTTGGTTTTGAGATTTCTAACAGCAATATATCTTTATCCGACGTTTCAGCGATGCGTTGAATTCCTTTAAGATCTATTGTTGTAATGTTAGTTTCAGGTGTAGGTCGGACAAATATAATGAAGCTTGCGTGGTTAAAGCGCGGACCTTTTTTATAAATCACTGCAAAGAAACTAATAAATTGGCGGTAGAAACGGCTATCGAAAACTTACAGAAATGTCCACCAAATTTTATTCCACTTTTTATTACCCATCCCTTAGCTTTTAGATACAGGTAGGCAGCGAGGCATTCCAAGAAATTCGGATTGATTTCCTTTGCTAAAGTAATGAACTGTCGCCACTGAACTTCACTGCCTTTCCAatcatgaataaataaaactctAACGTAATACGATAAAAAACACGACTCTTCCAATTCCAGTGTGAGGCATTCGTTACCGTCGATGTTGTCTTTGCTGACTACATTTGGCGCTCCTTTAGATTTGCTGCCTTTTCCATAATAACCATTCTCGTACAATAGTTTAATGCCTGTGGAGCTGTATACTTCAACAGAAATGCCGGTAAACATTCCTTTTACTACACATCCATCAGGAAAAGGttggccattttttttgttaatatcttTCTTTCGTTTTATAATTGGTGTGAAAAGCATGATCACTTCAATTGATATATGCACTTGCAGCAAAACGACACCATACAATGCACGCTTATCATAACTGAATGAATTATCTAAATAGGAATAGTAATTAAATTTGTCGAGTTATTTTATGCGAAGTCCGAAATTCTATAATTAAATCCAAACAACATACCATTAGTAATACAtttgaacaacaaaaacatttacatGCATCAAAATCAGCTGATAACATCCCGAGGCAAGCCACGGTATACAGGATACAGAAGGTGGCGTCTTCCGAAAAGAGCTACTTTAAATTCCGCGATTTTGACAATCGATAACTTAAtatcttcaaatatatattcagtGGATGGCTTGGTAACATTTTATTTGGCAAAACTTTCCtttactaccacgatatatttgaatgggGGGCGGAGGGGGAGGGGGCGTGGGTCCACCCACCATGCCCATtagaaagagcaaggtaacactattataactgtgaaagtcccaacctcctagtgtccctatagaaccccctagagaagtttaaaaattaggcTTTTTCCGACCGCGTTTGCAGTTTGTActgaaatacagttgaagagAAGAGTATGCAGCAGTAATCAACCCAGCAAGCATTGAACTTAGGTTTTATAATTCATAGCACTtatgaaaaagttgtttatcgTAAAAGTTATGAGTGTCGATGAAGAAAATTTAGGCCAAAAATTGTccgatttttcattatttcactatttataaattttttttttttctgtaaaaatatttatttttgtaatatatatatatgaatatttggaattaaaaaagcgccgcagtcgaaaatttggactgaaAATCGctcgatttttagtccaaattttcattacttgtgaaaatattcgtttttgtaatacatatgtatatttgaaaaaaaagcgccgcaggctaaaatttggactaaaaatcgcgcgatttttattccaaattttcagtatttgtaaaaatatttgtttttgtaatatatatgtatatttgaaatcaaaaaagcgccgcaggcgaaaatatGGACTAAAAATcacgcgatttttattccaaattttcagtatttgtaaaaatatttgtttttgtaatatatatgtatatttgaaatcaaaaaagcgccgcaggcgaaaatatGGACTAAAAATcacgcgatttttattccaaattttcagtatttgtaaaaatatttgtttttgtaatatatatgtatatttgaaatcaaaaaagcgccactataaataataaaaataatgataaaagaattgttcccttttggttgactgggtttttcttatttcgctttgttcttctccctctcatcgttcgtttgacagttcgctcctcaaatttattctgcacggtattacaaacTGTTTCAAGaccatttgtaataatagaattttagaATTTGGAGTATTATTccataaaaatagctttaaatcgaatctgaatgtaataaagaatgtttataagtgattttgtttcttttctgtgtttgtatttaagtgaaCTGTAATTGTAATAgggcattttttcaagcttatgcaaaaaagatacatatttaacgttaaatattgctattaattcttaattttaatttataaaaagcaatataaatcaaaaggctgatatagtgactacatttgcgtgttataatttttaaattcggtccacgcacttagacattataagcaaatatatcgtggtagaagTGGAAAGCACAGCCTATTTGAATTCTGATATCaccaatttaacttttttttcgcagagCCTCCAAATACAGTTTTTATGCGGATGGCACCGTGGTAAAAACGTGTGTGTGtaaaatttcttgtgtttggcagtattgtatatgtatgtgctagTGCTACCAgctattcaatattttatttttcaatttaagcgCAGACTCATATGATTATATTTCAAGTAATAGTTCTCCTTTTAGAGGTGTAATTGAACTTGTATAGATTTCACCTTCCTTCCATGTTTTATAACTTTGgggacaataataaaaaattatgtgtacACGAACACGGCTTCCGTTAATATCAAAATTCCTCAATTTCGCTTGGTTCGGAGAAGTACGAAACCCATTAGAATATAAATGTCATCTTTTCGAATAGTACTATTACACAGCAACCCTTATTCTGTGTCTTGTGACTTTTGTCAGCTGAATTCTTGGTCATAGCAGCACCTAAATAAGTGAAAATTTGTGCGGAAAGTTCTTTAAAATTGATCATTTTGATTCACTGCGCTTAATTAATTTCTTAAGTGaacaaaaataagcaaaatggcAGATGTTAAGGACTTAATAAATTTGCCCGATGAGAACATCGGTAAGGCAATActaattaaaacattaaattcaatACATACGTTTTTGCGTTTCAATTATATAGGTATTGAGctccatttaaaaacaaattaaattttcagatATGATTGCTGCCACTTCGGTGCTTCAGCAACAAGCAGCTGACATACGTACCAAAACCATTAATTGGGCCTCTTATATGCAGTCACAGATGATATCACAAGAGGACTACAATGCAATCAGCGCCCTGGACACTGCCAAGGCAGCCTATCTACAAAGGAATTCCTCACAAGCAGTGAAAACTTTGTTAAATCTGCTCTCCCATGTTTCGAAAGATCAGACAATACAATACATACTCGTAATGATCGATGATATGCTGCAAGAAGAGCGTTCACGTGTCGATTTTTTTCACGACTATGCCAAGCAAAACAAAGAATGTGTTTGGGGGCCTTTCCTTAACTTATTAAATCGTCAAGATGGTTTCATTGTAAATATGTCATCGCGTATTCTAGCAAAACTTGCTTGCTGGGGTCATGAACTCATGCCAAAGTCGGATTTGAACTTCTACTTGCAGTTCTTGAAGGATCAGCTGACCGTGAATGTAAGTTGGGTGTGCATATTTGTATGATGGTGGAAAAGTAATTGGTTCTTTGGTTTATTGGTAGAGTTATGCATAGGGAGTACATGAATAGTTTTAGATCTatcatttataaatacatatttcgtttttatagccattggttgcagtaagcatgtttttatgatatatgtatatggcacgaaaattgaaatgttttctGGAATTAATGTTTTGCCTAAGTCTATTCTGATGAATGCACATATCAGTTAATTGCTTTTATAGAAATCCTTCAATATTATTTAGTATTAATATCTAAATGACCAAAAATAACTGTATTTACTAAACTTACAAATATACAAACCAAATGTTAGGAAATAAGTGTTCTTTTAGcccgtaaatattatattacattgaAAAGAGTTAGTACCCGTCGGAAGAGTTTCGTGGCATTCCTAATAATTAATTAACTCATCAATCAGTCTTCGAAGGTTTGAAGGAAAATTTAGGGGTTATTGTTATAGCAGTACATCAAGCCCTGCCAGTATGGGTAATCATCGGTCATCATCATCTATCTCGTGTTTCGATGCGTTGAGTCAAAATGGAGAGATGTATTAGGCGAGTGGGTTTAAGTGAGTACATGAATAGATAGTTAGTGTCgaggtaccttcacatgctggatatATGTTGATAATGTCGAGGTCAATTCTGAATAGGTAGGCTTTgtgcatatttaatttttgtgcatAAGTACATTTAAAGtaataacgaaaaaaaacattacatttCAGTCAAGATCGGCTTTGGCTTTCCATCTTTTTAACAAAGCAGTAAATTCATCGCTGCAAAATCGCTTTAAGTTTGAAACGGCGTTTAGGAAAATTTCATTAGATTCTTCGGTAGTTCGAAATCTACGTTTTCGGTCCAAGTATTACTCGTATTATCTACTGTTATAAATTTATCAGAATATGAATTAGATTCCCCAtgggtttttgaaaattcaaataacGAAGCCAGCGTTGCTAGCGGCAAGTCATCTTCGGCTTCGAATTCAGTTCTCATATTCTTGTCAAACCGtgcattttcgttttttatggTTTCCGTTTGAACCTTTGGCTTCTTtactatattatttatattatatttaatgatTCTAagacatttatattttttttaggggAGCCAGTCTCTAAGCTTACCAAGATATGCTTAACTTGAGGGTTtcgataataaatttcaaaatttcgtaTCACTCCTTGATCTAAAGACTGGGAAACTGggtagaaaaagtatttttatattctttaaatGTATATACCAAAAGTGAGATGCTGCGTCGTCTAGAAATAATACTATTTTTCTGTTTCGCAATTCTATTTTTCGGTCGAATTCCATTAGCCACTGTGTCATCCATGCCCTCTTATTTGATTGCTAATTTTTAGGAAGTTTTTTATATCAACTGACGCAAACGCTCTTGGACGAGTAGCTTTCCAAATAAAAAGTGGATTTGTCTTGTTGGCATTATACAGTGATTATATTGTACCAAATGTactgaattaattattttttatctgaaaaaattatgtttgcaAGATTTGATGAATAAAACTTACATAGTCTCAATTTTCTCTTTGACTCTAAGGTTTGACCTCTCCATCGTGTTACGTACATACTATATTCGCTATAACTGAACACAAATCACTGCACAAACCAAACTAAATGTGTGCATAAGAAAATACCACACTTTATCCCTTTTTCCATCTTGTATATTGTCCGCCTATGAGGAGTTCACGTCCTCGTTTGATTTGTTATGAAAAGAAATCTTAATGTGTTTTGATAAGAGGTTCGTGTTCGCTCAATAGAAGGTTTTGTGCCAATTTAATCGAAAATGACTGTCCGCGCCTGGCCAAAAGAGTGCCCATTTAAGAGAGAGTAAtttgtttagaaatttataTGTCATAAAATGTATAACAAGTGCAAGTTCGAAGCTGCTAGCCAGTTCACTGCTGCTAgccaaaattcacaaaatttggtGAATGATCTTGTGCGTTACTATGCATGTGCGATCGGTTATCCTGAGTTGGAAACCTACAGTGGGTATAAAACATATGTAAGAATGACAGAACAAGATTTTGTAATAGGGGTTGTTGTCGTTGCTGTTTTTgtggcagcataaacattccccatacatgtttGGGTAACGTAGAACCCACTGTCGTGGCCGCGACGTctgagtgtattcctgccatgaaaaccCCTCTCattaaaaccatctgccgttcgaaatcGCTCCCTTTGTAGAACAAATAAGATGTACatctaaaataaacaatttcaaatttgaaatgCAAATGAAGAGCAACCATACGatccttatttttttatttttatttttttgaggaggtttaaatcaaaatgtcagaaaaggTGCGATCACACCAAttgtatgtggggcatgctcccactaatactataaaAATCCTCCCACCTCGGCCAATTCTACCCTGTGACCACCAAAGTATAACATATGGCTAGAACCGCGTTTATAaccgaagacacaacaggtacctgcgtccaggttcgtCTCCTGCAGGCATATGAAGGCTACACGCCGTCGATTGTCCCAATTACTCTCACTGTACTTATAGGTGGTTCTAAAGTAAAGCAGACATCGGAAAAGTTGCAGAAGTGTTATATTAACCTACTACCGTCTTGCAGCTTTTAAAATTAGTAACAGTTGAAATTTCAACTAAGCGTATTTCAAAGGACAcgcttaaaaatgttattttaaaataaaacatgaaaaaatctaGATTCTTTccggtttcactatttttattcaaaatattgctcTTAActattatatgtgaaaaattacatcatttaaatgtccaatGTCATACGAGAATTAAAATGTATAAGTCCTCGCCCCCACATTATcgcattgagttcagcaatctcgatctgaatgttgttgttgtagcagtatactttGCCTGTcagtgtaatataatataaatcacCGGTCGCCTTCGTTTAGCTCATCTAACGAAACCTTGTTTGCTTATTCACATAGACTTTTAGTATTATTTATAGTTTGCTCAAGCGCCGATTATGTGACGCATACTGCCAAAGTTAATAATTTCTTATTTCTATAGTTACGTTTTGTCTCAATTGAGTCCAGATAAGATCGTTGCTAGTAATTTCGCCATGCAGGTTGTGCCGCCAGGATCCTCTTGGGCTACATTGCGTCTATACCCTTGTAGGTGCCACTCGAAAACCATCGTTGGTATTTCTTGGGCTGATTTTCTGAGGGTTTTCCATGCCCACTTCCTCTTACGGATTTCGATGTCAATTGTAACTTTATAGTACCTTCTGTTCATTTCAGCGTTCGCTATCTAGTTTTCAGTTTAAACACAATCTCCAGTTATGTTGGCCAGGATTCACGACCATACAATAAGACCGATACATATcccacaacagtcggttctacgttaccggaacgacccggatttatatccagccaaggactgtcactccagcagcattcctcatatatatatggggaatgtttatgctgctacaacaacaacaacaaccgataCATATACGGCCCTATGTGTAGGGAATTTTTACGCTGCTACAACACACaaccgttcccacgacagtcgattctacgtcACTGCCGCTTCAGcaacattccccgtatatgtatggggaatttttatgctgctacaacacaCACACCGATTTGGATATTCCCATGGCGgctggttctacgttaccggaatgactctagtttttcccgaccaagggctggcGCCCCAGGAAATTAGCCCTCTCTGgtgtaccgtatcccacccCCAATCAATCGCCACAGGAGTAATCTTCAGATAAgcctaatatttaaattttcaaacgtGTATGCAATTTCCTTAATTGTGCTCTAGTTTACCAGTCTCTAATAAAGTCCTAACATTCCAGGTTCCATTTCGTGTCCTAAGTTTCGTGCCAAATGTTGTTGCCgtagttttcaaattgtttcgtACCATTTCTTTTAGTTTCAGTAACAAGTGAGTTTCAGAGGTTCTACCCTTCAGACCAGCCGCCGTCTTTGACAACGCTTTGAGAGAGGTAAAGAGATTTGAATGTCATCCGCTTGCTTGTAGTCAGACGGTATTTTTAGCCGCCAAATATTGGACAGACGCTTAGCGCAGGTGCAGTACCCGCCATATCTAACGGACATTCCCCTATCCATCACCTAGGGAGGCGACAGTAAAGAGACTCTGTGACGGAAagagaatcaaaaaaattacttttcagGTGGTAAACTTCCCTCTTTCAATTTGCTTTGAGATTTCTTAGCCCAGCTTCTCTATCAAGGTTAAGTGTGTTTATCAAAGTATGCGGCACACAAGCAAAGTTCTGTTATCCACTCCGGGGTAGTAAAGTTAACAAAATATGTACCTCTTTTGAATCGTGActctttctttttcgttttacaataactctttatttactttaccaACTTGAATATCAGCAAAAGAGTCACAGCTAAATattattcaataagaaatggttgaaaattttatcaaaacagTAATTAAAAAGTTCAGTTTTACCTATgctttttgtttcaaatatgcAATTCTAACTGAAATAtgcattattgtaattttttttctaatgtaCACATGCCTTATGTTGTGCTGCTGAGCAGTTTAATCAAAAGtctaaatttttctcttttgtcTTTATTTACCTATGCATGCTTAAGCATGAAAATTTACTTaatcttttttgtatttcataaaaaaaaacaataatttttaatagcaaAAACTGTGTATGATATATACTTATGCAGTTGCTGAAAATTCGAAACACATCTACATccaagtatttacatatatataatagctAATCGATTTGTGATACTGTATTCTTACGAATTTGTTACGCTTTTACTCAAATAAAATCCCTTACGATAATTCCTAtgagttcgatcactggattgctaaataaaagtcacaaattaatggcaacacaGCTTGCTGATTTgagtgaataacttttttacttttcatttactCGCTTACACATTTAACTTACGACTGAATACCATATGCGCATGCAGCTCTGCTTATATGCATGTGCTTCATAACCAAGCTTCATAATCAAATATATACCTtggtttattggaaaaattcaagccATTC from Anastrepha ludens isolate Willacy chromosome 5, idAnaLude1.1, whole genome shotgun sequence includes these protein-coding regions:
- the LOC128865254 gene encoding COX assembly mitochondrial protein homolog is translated as MNLQTGVKNVFDPKNPHDLGDPDDKSLRKVEIEVLIPKIMRERAKETLCSKEVKEFEACCKANSILMVFTCRNENSSLKSCLTKWYQNEDFKAECKKIYLEERSEYRRTGVPKKHRIQKM
- the LOC128865253 gene encoding tRNA-splicing endonuclease subunit Sen2, producing MFLLFKCITNDNSFSYDKRALYGVVLLQVHISIEVIMLFTPIIKRKKDINKKNGQPFPDGCVVKGMFTGISVEVYSSTGIKLLYENGYYGKGSKSKGAPNVVSKDNIDGNECLTLELEESCFLSYYVRVLFIHDWKGSEVQWRQFITLAKEINPNFLECLAAYLYLKAKGWVIKSGIKFGGHFLIYKKGPRFNHASFIIFVRPTPETNITTIDLKGIQRIAETSDKDILLLEISKPNVVTLSTIFDIRQFRVSETIIRRFNSTSYVQSYKLK